Genomic DNA from Herpetosiphonaceae bacterium:
AAACCGCCCCCACGCCTCTGCAATGGGAGCGGGGGCCGGGGGGTGCGGGCCTCACCTCCGAACTGCGCCAGTTCCTGGCGGCGCGCCTGCCCGCCTACATGGTGCCGAGCGCGTTTGTCTTTCTGGATGCGCTGCCGCTGAATGCCAACGGCAAGCTCGATCGCGGTGCGCTGCCGGTGCCCGACGGCGCGACGCCGGTCCACGATGCCACGTTTGTCGCGCCGCGCACGCGGCTGGAAGCGGAGGTCGCGCGCATCTGGGCCGAGGTGTTACAGCTTGCCACCGTCGGCGTGCAGGACAACTTTTTCGCGCTGGGCGGCCACTCGCTGCTCGCCACCCAGGTCCTCGCCCGCATCCAGGCCACCTTCCACGTCGAACTCTCCGTCCTCGATTTCTTTGAGGCCGTGACTGTCGCAGATCTCGCCGCCGCTATCGAGCAGGCATCGATGCAGCACAGCGCACTGGAGGAACCACCGCTCATACCGCTATCCCGCTCCACCTATGATGAGGCCATGCCTTCCATCACTGCCATTCCACGGAACAGGAATGATCCTGAGCATGAGCGGCACGACGAGCACTAGCACAAGACAAAGGTCAACATGGACGAGATCGAGAAAACCACGGTGGCGCCCACGGAGGCAGAAGATCACGCAGATTGCAGCCATCAGCATCGGCAGGTGCCCGATCATCTGGCCCGGCTACCGGGAACGCACTGGGCGCTCTGGCGCTGCGTGGGGCTGCGTGGCGCAGGGTTTCCTGCCGACTATATGCCCAGGCTGGCAGCGCCTCGCTCAGCCGCGCTTGCCGATAGCGTCCTTCAGGCCGAAGAGCGGGTGCGGCAGCAGGCTGATGATCTGCTGGCGAGGCTGCGGCGTGATTTGGAGGATGGCGACGCAGAGCAACGTACGAGCCTCGTCGCGGCGATTCGACCGCTTAAGCTCGGCAAGATGCCGAATCCCGATGATATTCTGGCTCTGCATATGGACGTATTCCACAGGCTGCGAGACGACTTTGCAGCGCTCGATGCTGCGTGGAGCGAGATTCGTGAGACGCTTTCGCGCGAAATAGGCGCGGTATCGCGGGCAATCTATGATATTGCTTCGACCGATCCGTTTCGTGAGGCCGTCATCTGGCAGAATCACCGCGCGTTCCATACCGCACTCGCGCCGCTTCTCCGAAAAGCGCCGGAGAGCACCCCGCGTTCCTCAAAGCGACGGCAGCACGAGGAGTTGATCGCCAACTACCTCCAGCGCTACTGTCTCAAAAACGATACGATTGGCTTCTTTGGCCCGGTTGGCTGGGCAACGCTCATCGATCATGGCGAGACGATCACGGTCGCGCCTGGATCATCGCTGCTTGCCCGGCGCAATGTGTACTTCGAGTCGTGGTGCATCGAAGCGCTGGCCGAGACGCTGGCGAAAGATCCCATGCTGCGCGCCTGGCTCAAGCCGCGCCGCACGGCGTTTGTCCATGTCGAGGGCACGATGCTCTATCTGCCGATGCGAAGTCCGATCCCGCTGCCAGCAAGCCAGGCAGCCCTCCTGCAAGCGTGCGATGGCCGACGAGCAGCAAACGAGCTTGCGGCAGAGCTGCTGCGCGATCCGGCCAATGGTTTGAAGAGCGAAGCCGAGATCTTCACCTTGCTTGAATACTTTGCCGGACGAGCGCTGATCTCCTGGGGCTTTCGTATCCCCGTCAGGCCGCACTCTGAGCAGGAGCTGCGGCGCATGCTTGGAGAGATGAAGCAGGAGCATCTGCGTGACGGGGCGCTCGAAGCGCTCGGCACGCTTGAAGCGGCGCGAGCGGGTGTTGCGCGCGCCGCCGGAAACCCCGACGCGCTCGATCAGGCGATGGGCGACCTGGAAGCAATATTTACGCGGCTGACCAGTACCGCCGCGACACGGCATGAAGGAAAAACATATGCCGGGCGAACCCTCGTCTATGAAGATTGCCAGCGAAATGTTCGTGTCGATCTTGGACCACAGCTTGTCGAATCGCTTGGTCCGGCCCTGGCGCTCGTGCTGACCAGCGCCCGCTGGTTCACATCGATGGTTGCCGCAGCCTACCGTGAGGGATTTGGAAAGCTGTATCGCGAGCTGGCCCGGAAAACCAACTCCCCGACCGTCGATGCGTTCAACCTGTGGCTACGTGGACAGCCGATGCTTTCGCTTGAAGGCCCTAACGAGATCGTAGACGCCTGCCGCGCACAGCTTCAGGAGCGCTGGGCCGCGATCCTCGCTATCGCGCCGGGGCAACGGCATGTCACCTACACCAGCGCCGAGCTGCGCCACCGAATTCTGGCAGCGTTTGATGCGCCCGGACCCGGCTGGACCCTGGCCCGCTATCACAGCCCGGATGTGATGATCGCGGCCACGCATCCCGCAGCCATTCAGCAGGACGACTATCAGTTTGTGATGGGTGAGCTGCATGTCGCAACGAATACCCTCGGCGTGGCATTCTTTCTCGAAGAGCATCCGTCGAAAGAAACCATCTTCCGCGCGCTTGA
This window encodes:
- a CDS encoding phosphopantetheine-binding protein, coding for VGELYLGGAGVARGYLNRPDLTAATFVPDLFSATAGARLYRTGDRARRRADGALEFLGRRDQQVKLRGFRIELGEIAAVLRQHAAVHEAVVLLREDTPPAGGHPDQRLVAYVVGENHERVPAGQTQNQTAPTPLQWERGPGGAGLTSELRQFLAARLPAYMVPSAFVFLDALPLNANGKLDRGALPVPDGATPVHDATFVAPRTRLEAEVARIWAEVLQLATVGVQDNFFALGGHSLLATQVLARIQATFHVELSVLDFFEAVTVADLAAAIEQASMQHSALEEPPLIPLSRSTYDEAMPSITAIPRNRNDPEHERHDEH
- a CDS encoding lantibiotic dehydratase — protein: MDEIEKTTVAPTEAEDHADCSHQHRQVPDHLARLPGTHWALWRCVGLRGAGFPADYMPRLAAPRSAALADSVLQAEERVRQQADDLLARLRRDLEDGDAEQRTSLVAAIRPLKLGKMPNPDDILALHMDVFHRLRDDFAALDAAWSEIRETLSREIGAVSRAIYDIASTDPFREAVIWQNHRAFHTALAPLLRKAPESTPRSSKRRQHEELIANYLQRYCLKNDTIGFFGPVGWATLIDHGETITVAPGSSLLARRNVYFESWCIEALAETLAKDPMLRAWLKPRRTAFVHVEGTMLYLPMRSPIPLPASQAALLQACDGRRAANELAAELLRDPANGLKSEAEIFTLLEYFAGRALISWGFRIPVRPHSEQELRRMLGEMKQEHLRDGALEALGTLEAARAGVARAAGNPDALDQAMGDLEAIFTRLTSTAATRHEGKTYAGRTLVYEDCQRNVRVDLGPQLVESLGPALALVLTSARWFTSMVAAAYREGFGKLYRELARKTNSPTVDAFNLWLRGQPMLSLEGPNEIVDACRAQLQERWAAILAIAPGQRHVTYTSAELRHRILAAFDAPGPGWTLARYHSPDVMIAATHPAAIQQDDYQFVMGELHVATNTLGVAFFLEEHPSKETIFRALEFDLPNARVISIPPKHWPGLTTRTQLSLQAARDTFLEAAPNPSYEPDRSRTIPIGSLVIEDTDAGLVARTRDGHAQFDLIEVFGDILSYLTINAFKILRASSHTPRVTIDRLVVCRETWSFAASRIPFVQHKDEAERFVAARRWAHMHTMPRFVFVKAPVERKPFYVDFDSPIYLDILAKTIHRTIEAGKADEPITITEMLPTPDQTWLIDAEGHHYTSELRLVAVDLIDEVTAERPAFSSHQRSVVDKTSSGDGDALLR